The Hordeum vulgare subsp. vulgare chromosome 4H, MorexV3_pseudomolecules_assembly, whole genome shotgun sequence genomic interval TCTAACATGATTTTGGACTAATTGTCTCTGGTTTTCAGAGACATGGGGAACAAAATGTTGAGGGACCAGATATTGATTTTTGGTAAACTTTAGGTACCAAAAATATACTTTTCTCTTTTATCAATAGAACATTGAGATTTCTGTGGCACAAGGTGGGGCCTTTTTTTTAGGGGGAGGCCTTAAAGGCTAGATTTATTACTCAATAAGACTTATATCATCTGCACAAGGTGGGCCCTTTGTTGTCCTTCATGTATCTTTCCTTTTCAATTGGGTCATATTACGCTCTTCCTTGTGTTGTGTCCTCAGTAGGACaacgtttttttcctttttgctacTTTTTtacgttgttgttcttatttgatagtttattttatttataaaattGGACAATGACACAATTGTTCTCATGCATCATACAGAGCCACTTATGGGCATGGGCAAGGGCAGGATCCAAATCACCACCGGGGACACTCGTGGAGCGCCAGGTGAGACAACAACTAAGATTAAGCCTTTGAGAAAGAAACAATGCAGCCCAGCACACACAAGATTGACAAAATGTCATTCCGTGGCGCCAAATTCACCTACTGGAGGATCAAAGGATGCATCGACCCGACTCGATATCCTATTTCGTTAAACGGGGGTAGGGGTTGGGGGGGGGGCAGTTATGCTCCAGACAGCAAGCACCAAACCAAATGATTGGAGAAAGAAGGAACCAACAGAGATGCACAAGACAGGGAGAGAAAATAATGTCATCTCTGCTAACTCCATACCACCAACCCGTTCACTCAAGGGCCAATCTCCCGAAAAACAAACTCCGGGGAACAACACACAAACCTAGCTATGGTAATAAAATGTATGGTGTACCGTTTCTTGAGTCTTATGGTGCTCTATCCAGGTATTTATCCATAAATCAAGAGCGCATTTCAGTTAAGAGTTTGAGCCCGTATTTCTTGAATTCCTTTTGTAGTGTTCAAAACGCTGCTCAGTATGTTCATCTCTGGCTTTGTCATGCAAACCTTGCGCATACTGATCTACTTGTTCATGCTTGCTAGTTGCTGAATTGATTCAAACTCACATGCATGATTCACACGAGAATCTAGCTATTTTGTAACAACAACTGTGTACCGTCAGCTAACATCACAACTAACAGTAACGATCAATTTGTTTCTAGGAAATAAGCACCATaagacaacaccaataataaaacatgcaactcaaaccaatcatgatcatcaatctacccataggacaaaacgtatctactcaaacatcttaggatagccatacatcattgaaaaataatatatagcgttgagcaccatgtttaagtagatattatAGCGGGGATAAGGGGTGTCACACCGCTGTATAGAAgggggagagttggtgatgacggcgccgaagttgttggtgtagatcaccgtcacgatGAAGGCCCCGGCGGCGTTCcagtgccaccgggagagagagggagatagcccccctccttcttattcatcCTTGGCctaccccctagatgggaggagggtttcccctctcgtccttggcctccatggcgacggaggggcgagagcccctccgagattgggtcTCTCTCCAtgtttctttctgtttctgcGTTTTTCTGCCTTCCAGATTctggcgtttcaccgtttcttatattcccggagatccgtaactccgattgggctgaaattttaacacgatttttatccAGATATTAAATTTCTTGCGACGAAATAAGGGCACCAACCGgcttacggggtggccacaagacagCTTGGAGCGCcctaccccccaggccgcacccctctggattgtgggcccctcgggcaccgccttctgtcgattccacttcccaaaattcacatatattccaaagaaaatatccgtaagtttttatcacatttggacttcgtttgatatatattttctgcaaaataaaaaacatgcaacaaacaggaactgacactcggcactacatcaatatgttagtcccaaaaatagtataaaaagttgccaaaagtatatgaaagttgtagaatattgacatgaaacaataaaaaattatagatacgacggagacgtatcagtgatctatgatgaaattttgcaagatatgaaaacatttgtcaaagtttcACACATAAAAAAatggatttttttattttttatgattttACTATTCACCCGAGCTCACGTGAGCTCGGGATTAGAACATCACTTTCGCTTTTCCTTATGCTTCCCTTGTCTTCCTCCTCCCGCATTCCGCCTCTTTGCATCTTCCGTCACTGCCATACTTCTGTAGCTCTCACCTTCCCCCTTCCCGTTCCATCTTCATGTCTCTGACTAGATGGCCAAGACCAAGGGGGTCAAGGAAGCGCCCATGCTCATGGCGCCGCTCAGGCCACCGTCATCGTAGAGCaatgggaagaagaagaagcattgGACGACCAATGACACCACGAGGAAGTGGTTCCCGTCGGCCCTCTCTGCCGAAGAGCTCGAGCAACTTGTGGCTGAGAAGTCCATGGCGGCGGATCTGATCCGCATACTACTTGGAACTGAGGTCCTTCCATCCCTGACCATGGCGGCAAGGATGTGCTCCACCAAGAGTACTTCGGTCGGGGCTCGCCTTCTCGCTGCACAACTCTGTGTGCggtatgctcttcttctttgattgCCAGTTGCACTATCTTTCATCCGATGAAGTCCTCCACATTACCAACTTCATCACATTTTGTGAGTGCCTTCTAGGAACAACTCCCAACTTTGAGGTTTTTGCTATTTTTTGTGTCAGAGTGCAAATGAACGACAACGCCCTCTGTGACCTCGGGGGGGCGCTTCCAGCCTCGTCGACAGCCTTCCACCCTTCAACAACGAGACCCCAAGGAAGTTGCATTCATGAGCTCCTCTTGGCCGCATGTCTCCATACACTTGATTGCTAGCCGACGCCATGGCTCGCCTGAAGACTTGGGTGGAGTGTCCCATCCTTCCGCTAAGAACATGGGAGACTCCTAAGTGAAGAAATCCAAATTCTCACCATCTACATGCATCTTGAATGTCTTCTGGTCAAGAGTGGGTCATTgggtgaaagagagagagagggggggggctaTCATTGAGCTGCGCCTCGGTTGGCCCAATCGTCGCGCCATCTATGATCAACGTGCACCTTACGTGTATTATCAAACAAGGAATCTATTTGACCTGATCTATCCAATCCGTCACTAGTTTAATATCGAACAATTACTATTGTCCCTAAATAATCTAAGACATCTCTAGATTGTACGGTTCTCTTACGAATTTTGGACAATTCCATTCATTAATATTCTTTACTACACAAGACATTATAGTATTTAGTAGCATATTGGTAGAATAAATATTATTTACTAGCACAAAATCTGGTTGCCAATTTGGAAAAACATGCAAGTGGTCTATAATAAAAGTGTAACACtccaaacaaaacagaaaaaatgtacaagtataacttcaaaaatcAAATGTAAGAGTAGAGATCAAATGAACCAGTTGCACATTACAAGTACATGGTTGCCACATCTTCAAAATGTGCAACTGATGTACGTATATTAGAAGTGCCACAAACCAAGCAgagtttttttttaaaatttctgaTAAATGGCGCTTTTATTAACTCAAAATGTAGCATCAAGTGGATAGAATCAACGTGatctcaaaaacaaaaaaagaatcaactaaatagAGTTGCACATTACAAgtacaatatttactgtattacACACTTCAGAAAATGTGCAACTGGTGTAGACTAAAAGTGCAGCTGCAAATAAAAAGACATAAGGGACAAAAGATTACAATTCCCGAAAGTAATCGTTGCAACCTGAATATAGCagaaaaaatagaagaaaagGCATATGCATGATCAAAAGGTCCAACCAGGACCTCCAGTAGTTCTAAAGTGTGAACTGATCCAAGCTATAGCAGCGTACATGCACGCTCAGGGGTTCAGGCCCAGCTGTGCTCTGTCTGTAGTGTGTTATATTCTTTCCGAAAAATAAGTTTGCTTCTTAGTAGGAGGACCATGCATACAGTCAATCTAATATCATACCAGGATTGCACACATTCCTCGGTATGATCAACATTTTATTCGTTATAAGCGGGAACATCATACAGCGTTTCAAACACCATATATACGAGAGCACTCATTTGTTCTCGTTAAGGCTCTTGGCTATGTCGGCCGGAACATTATTCAGAGACGCGAATCGATGACGGATTCAAGCTCCTGCACCCTGTCGCACTGCGCACGGACCCATCCGAGCTGCTTTTTCTCGTTGTCGTATATCACAAACAGATCCTGCATCGTCACAGCTGCAGAACAGAGGATCAAAACAGAAATCTATTGAAGAAACCAGGCAAGGTTTATACTAGTTTCATCTGCATCTGAATCGTACCTCCGATCAAGATGAAGTTGAGTTCCTTGAGAACAGGATCCAACGAGGCATCGAGGATAGCCAGGCACGTTTCCCCGTCTTCCTGCCATGCCAACAAACGTACACGAGACATGTTAGCCATCAAATTAATTGTGCAGCGATGCTTATCGGTTGGGTCGTCGAATGCTCGCCTTCACGAAGAGGTAGTTTTGAGGAGGGATGTCGAGGTTGTTGGTGCCGCGGGCGTGGGTAATTTTTAGTGACAGTGCCTTGAATTGGTTCTTCACATCATTGACAGATCCGAATGGCTTCTTCCCTTTCCAGCATAGAGGCAGAGCACGACCCTTCACCTCTTCAAGTGACGATTCGCTGAGAGTGCCTCTAACCTGAAACACTCAAATGACATGAGTACCATTTTGTTTATTTATTATCTCTGTTCAAAATTATACGTGTATTATGGCATCAGAAATTCAGAACGCACCGTGGTGCTCTTGAAATTTATTTACGTACCTTTGAAACAATCTCGTTGTATATCTGGGCAGGTACGTGGGTGTAGGTGGAACCGCTGTCAAACACAGCCTCGAATGTTGGATTCCCTCTTATCGGCTGCTTGTCAATGAACACCTCTGCTAGGCCAGGTGAGTAGTAAAACCTGGGGAGAAACGATGCTATAATAAATGTTTGGAaccaaatgaaaagaagaaaacaagcaaTAATGATACCCTTCTCTAACTGTGCatgttagaaccaaaaaaaaactGAGAGCGAAAGCCATGATCACAAAGCAATTCTTACAAGGATTCTCTCATGGGTGCCCAGGTTACGCCGCGGGTGGGCGGATTGAAGTCCCCGACGTAGAGGACGCCCTTTCCTTTGCTGCTGAGGCAATGCCCAATGACGTTCTCTTTTATCATCTTATGCCCTTTGAGTTGCGCGGCGAAGCCTGCCTTTCCCATCCCGAGTCCAAGGATGCCATCTACCGGCGAGGGCGGTGAGTCTGCTGGCTCCTCCTGCTTGTACCCACATCTGTGCAAAATGGAAGTGACCGTGCATGCATCATCAACATCCAAATACAGTCAGGCACTCAACATGTAACACtagtatagtactccctccgttcctaaatataagtcttttaagcgatttcactaagggattacatacagagcaaaatgagtgaatctacactctaaagtatgtctatatacatccgtacgtagtcctctagtgcaatctctaaaaagacttatattatggaacggagggagtagtatatttcAGTTAGCGCCGTACCCGAAAGCGATTCTTTTCTTGTCTCTCCCATTGACAGAAATGATGTCGGTGGCGAGGTCACCTTCTGACTTCCCGGTGACATACTGAATCTCGTAGTGGCACCGATGTGGATCATTCCTGGAGCACTCAGGGATCCCAGGCACGTCTCTGCGCACTGCAACACATAGCGGGCTGCCACATACCACCTTCaagttgccgtctgctggcgtgtAGTATGGGTGTGGTGGCCTCTGTGGTAAAATTAAACGAAGCATATATCAAAAGCAAAGAGCGATCATACCAAACATTTTTCAGAACCATCTTGGAATGAACATGTGGCATCAAACACAAAGTATTGCAAATTGAACGGCAATATGTGGTATTGCAGAACCGAGTGTTGTTAGTTGTTTTTACCGGGTGGCAGCCCTTGCAGCCGTGGACCGGGTGGTGGCACTCCAGCCAGGTGAGGTTGCTGCCAGTGTCGACGTCCAGGAAGTAGGGCTTCGCGGGTTCACCAATGTTCAACGTAGCATAGAAGTGGCTGCAGAGATACAGAAAAGGCGCGTCAAATATACAGAGAAAAACCTCAAAGCCTGAGAAGGCCATGAAGAGTTCAGAGAAACATACCCAACAGGGTACACATTGCCTTCGAGCGGGAACTTGATGGCGGAGGAGGGCccgagtgggagcaggagcaggaggagaccGATGATCGGTGACCACATGGCAGCCATGGTGGGGGAAGAAGGAAGACCTCTGGTTTGCACTCTGCTGGGGTCTCACTTCTCTGCTGAAACTCTGTGTTTCTTTCGGTGGTGCcaagggggtatttatagccgcTGGCTTCGGAGCTTCATTTCCTCTGATGCTTTCTTTTCATTATGCATTTTCTGTGAGTTTTAATATTGAAGTGATGCATAATTCCACTCGAGTTCCCTGGATGCTAAGTCCTTGTTTGGAGCAAATGATTTTTGTCCCCAATTTCCACCAGGAATGAAAGAAATTTCTGCTGACTAGATGCAAATTTCACGTGTTCTGAATCAGACCTGGTGAGATTAAGGCAGAAAAGAAGATTTAGACACCACAAAATATTATTTGGATTTACGTAACTGTATGCTGTGCGCGACATTCAGATATTAGTGATAGATAATACCTATTCTTAGGAAAATAAATATAATGGCATTCCAAATTAATGATACATGCCTAGCAAAATAACAAGGCATCATATTTTTGCAGCTCAATTTTGACTTTGGAAATTCGA includes:
- the LOC123447528 gene encoding aspartic proteinase Asp1-like, translated to MAAMWSPIIGLLLLLLPLGPSSAIKFPLEGNVYPVGHFYATLNIGEPAKPYFLDVDTGSNLTWLECHHPVHGCKGCHPRPPHPYYTPADGNLKVVCGSPLCVAVRRDVPGIPECSRNDPHRCHYEIQYVTGKSEGDLATDIISVNGRDKKRIAFGCGYKQEEPADSPPSPVDGILGLGMGKAGFAAQLKGHKMIKENVIGHCLSSKGKGVLYVGDFNPPTRGVTWAPMRESLFYYSPGLAEVFIDKQPIRGNPTFEAVFDSGSTYTHVPAQIYNEIVSKVRGTLSESSLEEVKGRALPLCWKGKKPFGSVNDVKNQFKALSLKITHARGTNNLDIPPQNYLFVKEDGETCLAILDASLDPVLKELNFILIGAVTMQDLFVIYDNEKKQLGWVRAQCDRVQELESVIDSRL